A region of Geobacillus sp. 46C-IIa DNA encodes the following proteins:
- a CDS encoding 8-oxo-dGTP diphosphatase, which produces MFGVKELQRVTNCVLYKDGRVLLLQKPKRGWWVAPGGKMEPGETVREACIREYREETGIYLKHPQLKGVFTVVIKDGERTVSEWMMFTFFAEDFIGENVASSEEGTLAWHDVETLSALPMAPGDYHILDYALKGQGIMYGAFVYTEEFELLSYRLDPS; this is translated from the coding sequence ATGTTTGGGGTGAAGGAATTGCAACGGGTAACGAATTGCGTATTATATAAAGACGGCCGGGTGTTGCTTTTGCAAAAGCCGAAGCGGGGCTGGTGGGTCGCCCCGGGCGGCAAAATGGAGCCCGGCGAGACGGTGCGTGAGGCGTGCATTCGCGAATATCGGGAAGAGACGGGCATTTATTTAAAACACCCGCAGCTGAAAGGGGTGTTTACCGTCGTGATCAAAGACGGGGAACGAACGGTGTCCGAATGGATGATGTTTACCTTTTTCGCGGAGGACTTCATCGGTGAAAATGTCGCGTCTTCCGAAGAAGGCACGCTCGCTTGGCACGATGTCGAGACGCTTTCGGCGCTGCCGATGGCCCCAGGTGACTACCATATTTTAGACTACGCTTTAAAAGGTCAAGGGATTATGTACGGCGCATTTGTGTATACGGAGGAATTTGAGCTGCTTTCGTATCGCCTTGATCCGAGCTAA
- the rapZ gene encoding RNase adapter RapZ yields the protein MGQNGTVQPIQLVIITGMSGAGKTVAIQSFEDLGFFCVDNLPPTLLPKFLELVKESGNKMNKVALVMDLRSRDFFDHLFAALDELSEQAWIVPQILFLDAQDSTLVARYKETRRTHPLAPNEPPLEGIRLERKLLEEIKGRAQIIYDTTGLKPRELREKIVRQFSSHAQSGFTVNVMSFGFKYGIPIDADLVFDVRFLPNPHYIEHMRPKTGLDDEVSSYVLKWGETQKFLEKLLDLLAFMLPYYQREGKSQLVIAIGCTGGQHRSVALAEYIARHFSADYKTVVSHRDMERRKEAHR from the coding sequence ATGGGGCAAAACGGGACGGTGCAACCGATCCAGCTCGTGATTATTACCGGCATGTCCGGAGCGGGGAAAACGGTGGCGATTCAAAGTTTTGAAGATCTCGGCTTTTTTTGCGTTGACAATTTGCCGCCGACGCTATTGCCGAAGTTTTTGGAGCTTGTGAAAGAGTCCGGAAATAAAATGAATAAAGTCGCGCTCGTCATGGACTTGCGCAGCCGCGACTTTTTTGACCATTTGTTCGCTGCGTTGGACGAATTGTCCGAACAGGCATGGATCGTGCCGCAAATTTTGTTTTTGGACGCACAAGACTCGACGCTTGTCGCCCGCTACAAAGAAACGCGGCGGACGCACCCGCTCGCGCCGAACGAGCCGCCGCTTGAAGGGATCCGCCTCGAGCGGAAGCTGCTTGAAGAAATCAAAGGGCGGGCGCAAATCATTTACGATACGACCGGACTCAAGCCGCGCGAGCTACGCGAAAAAATTGTTCGCCAGTTTTCGTCGCATGCGCAGTCTGGGTTTACGGTCAATGTCATGTCGTTCGGATTTAAGTACGGCATCCCGATTGACGCTGATTTAGTGTTTGATGTCCGGTTTTTGCCGAACCCGCATTATATTGAGCACATGCGTCCGAAAACCGGGCTCGATGACGAAGTGTCATCGTATGTGCTAAAATGGGGAGAAACACAAAAATTTTTAGAAAAATTGCTTGACTTGTTGGCGTTTATGCTGCCATATTACCAGCGCGAGGGGAAAAGCCAGCTGGTGATCGCCATCGGCTGCACAGGCGGGCAACACCGCTCGGTGGCGCTGGCGGAATATATCGCCCGTCATTTTTCTGCCGATTATAAAACGGTTGTCTCGCACCGGGACATGGAGAGGAGAAAGGAAGCACATCGATGA
- the yvcK gene encoding YvcK family protein, whose protein sequence is MRDEQAAKMVVIGGGTGLPVLLRGLKQYELDLTAIVTVADDGGSSGRLRDELRIPPPGDVRNVLAALSDVEPLIVELFQHRFQNGNGLSGHSLGNLILAALTSITGDFMKAIREMSKVLNVHGQVLPAANKSVVLHAEMEDGSIVSGESKIPNVGKKIKRVFLTPEDIEPLPETIAAIRCADLIVIGPGSLYTSILPNLLVPKIGQEVCKAKAKKVYICNIMTQAGETPHYTVSDHVKALHAHLGRPFLDAVIVNSGSIPEAIRRRYEEERAEPVRDDSSGLHIQVIREDIVTYEDGVIRHNTAKVAALLLGLLPRR, encoded by the coding sequence ATGAGGGACGAACAAGCAGCAAAAATGGTTGTCATCGGCGGCGGCACCGGGCTTCCTGTCTTATTGCGGGGGCTGAAGCAATACGAGCTCGACTTGACCGCCATTGTCACCGTCGCCGATGACGGGGGAAGTTCCGGGCGGCTGCGCGATGAGCTGCGCATCCCGCCGCCTGGGGATGTCCGCAACGTGTTGGCGGCGCTGTCTGATGTCGAACCGCTCATTGTCGAGCTGTTTCAACACCGTTTTCAAAACGGCAACGGCTTATCCGGCCATTCGCTCGGCAATTTAATTTTAGCGGCGCTCACCTCGATCACCGGCGATTTTATGAAGGCGATCCGTGAAATGAGCAAAGTGCTGAACGTGCACGGCCAAGTGCTGCCGGCGGCGAACAAAAGTGTCGTTTTGCACGCTGAAATGGAAGATGGTTCGATTGTGTCCGGCGAATCCAAAATTCCGAATGTGGGAAAAAAAATTAAGAGAGTGTTTTTAACCCCGGAAGATATTGAACCGCTGCCGGAGACGATCGCCGCCATCCGCTGTGCCGATTTGATCGTCATCGGGCCAGGAAGCCTGTATACGAGCATTTTGCCGAATTTGCTTGTGCCGAAAATCGGGCAGGAAGTATGCAAAGCGAAGGCGAAAAAAGTATATATATGCAACATTATGACCCAAGCCGGCGAGACGCCGCACTATACGGTGAGCGATCATGTGAAGGCGCTTCATGCTCATCTTGGCCGCCCGTTTTTAGATGCGGTGATCGTCAACAGCGGGTCGATTCCGGAAGCGATTCGCCGCCGTTACGAGGAGGAGCGGGCCGAGCCGGTGCGTGACGACAGCAGCGGACTTCACATCCAAGTCATTCGCGAGGATATTGTTACGTATGAAGATGGGGTTATTCGTCATAATACAGCGAAAGTCGCCGCTCTTCTTCTTGGGCTGCTTCCCCGCCGCTAG
- the whiA gene encoding DNA-binding protein WhiA, translated as MSFASETKKELTNLEVKRCCLRAELSALLRMNGSLSFSSGRMTVDVQTENAAIARRIYTLLKKGYDVAVELFVRKKMRLKKNNVYIVRITDGATPLLRELYIWNGDFSFVHDISPELIKKKCCKRSYLRGAFLAGGSVNNPETSSYHLEIFSLYEEHNRSLCELMNSHFCLNAKTLERKKGFITYLKEAEKIAEFLNIIGAHQALLRFEDIRIVRDMRNSVNRLVNCETANLNKTIGAALRQVENIRYIDETIGLDSLPAKLREIAQLRIEHQDVTLKELGEMVTGGKISKSGINHRLRKIDEIAERLRAGKPVDFHKSL; from the coding sequence GTGTCTTTTGCGTCAGAAACGAAAAAAGAACTGACCAATCTCGAAGTGAAGCGCTGTTGCTTGCGGGCAGAGCTGTCGGCGCTGTTGCGCATGAACGGTTCACTGTCGTTTTCCAGCGGGCGGATGACGGTCGATGTTCAAACGGAAAACGCGGCCATTGCCCGGCGCATTTATACGCTGCTGAAAAAAGGGTATGATGTCGCCGTTGAGCTGTTTGTGCGCAAAAAAATGCGTTTAAAGAAAAATAACGTGTATATTGTGCGGATTACCGATGGTGCGACCCCATTGCTTCGTGAGCTGTATATTTGGAACGGCGATTTTTCGTTCGTCCACGATATTTCTCCGGAGCTCATCAAGAAAAAGTGCTGCAAGCGTTCGTATTTGCGCGGCGCATTTTTGGCGGGCGGCTCGGTCAACAACCCGGAAACGTCCTCGTACCATTTAGAGATTTTTTCGCTGTACGAGGAACATAATCGGTCGTTATGTGAATTAATGAACAGCCACTTTTGTTTAAATGCAAAAACGTTGGAACGGAAAAAGGGGTTTATTACGTATTTAAAAGAGGCGGAAAAAATCGCGGAGTTTTTAAACATTATCGGCGCCCACCAAGCGTTGCTTCGCTTTGAAGACATTCGCATCGTCCGCGACATGCGCAACTCCGTCAATCGGCTCGTCAATTGCGAGACGGCCAATCTAAACAAAACGATCGGCGCCGCGCTCCGCCAAGTGGAAAACATCCGCTACATCGATGAAACGATCGGCCTTGATTCACTGCCGGCGAAACTGAGGGAAATTGCCCAACTCCGCATTGAGCATCAAGATGTCACCTTAAAGGAACTCGGCGAGATGGTCACGGGCGGCAAAATTAGCAAATCCGGCATCAACCACCGCCTGCGCAAAATTGACGAAATCGCCGAACGGCTGCGAGCCGGAAAGCCGGTCGATTTCCATAAATCGCTATAA
- a CDS encoding HPr family phosphocarrier protein — protein MVEKQVEVKLKTGLQARPAALFVQEANRFSADIFLEKDGKRVNAKSIMGLMSLAVGHGAIITLIADGPDEQEALEKLAAYVQKEK, from the coding sequence ATGGTCGAAAAACAAGTCGAAGTGAAGCTGAAAACCGGTCTGCAAGCGCGCCCGGCGGCGCTGTTCGTCCAAGAGGCGAACCGTTTTTCGGCGGACATCTTTTTAGAGAAAGACGGCAAGCGGGTAAACGCGAAAAGCATCATGGGCTTGATGAGCCTTGCGGTCGGCCATGGCGCGATCATCACGTTGATCGCCGACGGTCCGGACGAACAAGAAGCGCTCGAAAAGCTCGCCGCCTATGTCCAGAAAGAAAAATGA
- the clpP gene encoding ATP-dependent Clp endopeptidase proteolytic subunit ClpP, with translation MYLIPTVIEQTNRGERAYDIYSRLLKDRIIFLGSPIDDQVANSIVSQLLFLAAEDPEKDISLYINSPGGSITAGLAIYDTMQFIKPDVSTICIGMAASMGAFLLAAGAKGKRFALPNSEVMIHQPLGGAQGQATEIEIAAKRILFLRDKLNRILAENTGQPIEVIERDTDRDNFMTAQKAQEYGIIDRVLTRLEDK, from the coding sequence ATGTATTTAATCCCGACTGTCATCGAACAGACCAACCGCGGGGAGCGGGCGTATGACATTTATTCACGTCTGTTGAAAGACCGCATTATTTTCCTTGGCAGCCCGATCGACGACCAAGTGGCCAACTCGATCGTGTCGCAGTTGTTGTTTTTAGCGGCTGAAGACCCGGAAAAAGACATTTCCCTTTACATTAACAGCCCGGGCGGCTCGATCACAGCCGGCTTGGCGATTTACGACACGATGCAGTTCATTAAGCCCGACGTATCGACGATTTGCATCGGCATGGCCGCATCGATGGGCGCATTTTTGTTGGCAGCTGGCGCGAAAGGAAAACGGTTTGCTCTTCCGAACAGCGAAGTGATGATTCACCAACCGCTCGGCGGCGCCCAAGGGCAAGCGACGGAAATCGAAATCGCAGCGAAGCGCATTTTGTTCTTGCGCGACAAATTAAACCGCATTTTGGCGGAAAATACCGGCCAGCCGATCGAAGTCATTGAGCGCGATACGGACCGCGACAACTTTATGACGGCGCAAAAAGCGCAAGAATACGGCATTATCGACCGCGTGCTGACACGCTTGGAGGATAAGTAA
- a CDS encoding site-specific integrase: MASIQKMKNGRWRYRVSYKENGKYKTKTKGGFRTKKEAELAAAELEKQLHKGYDINAGDQLFSEYMRNWYEVYKKGKYSLAHERNIELSVRLVEEYFAGVKLKDVTRDMYQKFINEIAKNHSTATVQKRHTYIKSCLRDAIEDGIITRDPTYKVIIKGEVETKSEELKYLNFDEVKKLVAEIKRDMKPRYISRYIILFAIATGARFSEIAGLTWDCVDFKNKTVTINKTWDFKDKNDFSDTKTFDSKRTITIDDETLNMLKELRKHQNELAMKTGLRNTKNLVFVNTKMEVVTNNAVNKTLRALCKKVGIKTITCHGLRHTHASMLLYKGVNVKYVSRRLGHKDIVTTLQTYSHILDEMEQKESRQVDLAMEELYHAK, translated from the coding sequence ATGGCCAGCATTCAAAAAATGAAAAACGGCCGTTGGCGTTATCGCGTGTCGTATAAGGAGAACGGGAAATATAAAACGAAAACGAAGGGAGGATTTCGAACAAAGAAAGAAGCCGAGTTGGCAGCGGCAGAACTGGAAAAGCAATTACACAAGGGATACGACATCAACGCGGGGGATCAGCTATTTTCCGAATACATGCGGAATTGGTATGAAGTATATAAAAAAGGGAAATACAGCTTGGCGCATGAACGAAATATCGAGTTATCCGTCCGATTGGTGGAAGAATACTTTGCCGGAGTGAAATTAAAAGACGTAACGCGGGATATGTACCAAAAGTTTATTAATGAAATCGCCAAAAACCACTCAACCGCGACGGTACAGAAACGACACACGTACATCAAATCGTGCCTCCGGGATGCGATCGAAGACGGGATCATCACTAGAGATCCGACATACAAAGTGATTATCAAAGGGGAAGTGGAGACAAAATCGGAGGAATTAAAGTATCTCAATTTCGACGAAGTGAAAAAGTTGGTGGCGGAGATAAAAAGGGACATGAAACCTCGATACATTTCCCGATACATCATTTTATTCGCGATCGCCACTGGCGCCCGGTTTTCGGAAATCGCCGGACTGACATGGGATTGTGTCGATTTTAAAAACAAAACGGTTACGATTAATAAAACATGGGATTTCAAAGACAAAAACGATTTTAGTGACACAAAGACGTTTGACTCTAAACGAACGATTACGATTGACGACGAGACGCTGAATATGCTCAAGGAACTTCGAAAACATCAAAATGAATTAGCGATGAAAACCGGATTAAGGAACACGAAAAATTTAGTATTCGTCAACACAAAGATGGAAGTCGTAACGAATAACGCAGTTAATAAAACGTTGCGCGCGTTATGTAAAAAAGTCGGCATCAAAACCATTACCTGCCACGGTCTCCGGCACACACACGCATCGATGCTTTTGTATAAAGGGGTAAACGTTAAGTATGTTTCCCGACGACTTGGGCACAAAGATATTGTAACCACTCTACAAACGTACTCGCATATTTTAGATGAGATGGAGCAAAAAGAATCCCGGCAGGTCGATCTCGCGATGGAGGAGCTGTATCATGCCAAATAG
- a CDS encoding ImmA/IrrE family metallo-endopeptidase produces MAEKIKQIVEKMIRKHGTNNPYEIASQKGIVLLFEPLGKIYGYHHTFRRIQIIHINDELDEPMKRFVCAHELGHAVLHPELSTSFLRKHTLFCMDKVEREANEFAVELLLSDDVLYTYRGTNATIYEAAAAYGIPREVVHLKNFDF; encoded by the coding sequence ATGGCTGAAAAGATCAAACAAATTGTAGAGAAGATGATCCGAAAACACGGCACGAACAACCCCTACGAGATCGCATCACAGAAAGGCATAGTGCTGTTGTTTGAGCCGCTTGGCAAAATCTATGGGTATCATCATACGTTCCGCCGGATTCAGATCATTCACATCAATGATGAGTTGGACGAGCCTATGAAACGTTTCGTCTGCGCGCACGAGCTAGGGCATGCGGTTCTGCATCCCGAACTCAGCACTTCATTTTTGCGAAAACACACTCTTTTCTGCATGGACAAGGTGGAGCGGGAAGCAAATGAATTTGCGGTGGAATTGCTTCTGTCGGATGATGTGCTTTATACATATCGAGGTACTAATGCAACCATTTATGAAGCCGCCGCGGCGTATGGAATCCCTAGGGAGGTGGTGCATCTAAAAAATTTTGACTTCTGA
- a CDS encoding helix-turn-helix domain-containing protein, translated as MTKAKQFGSYIRQLREKKGYTINQLSLYSGVSSAQISRIENGLRGVPKPETIKKLSEALGHSYEDLMQAAGYIADDTKEHLPNLTERDERDIQKELEKLIRGLKTGSGFASFGGMDIDELDEEDRELLIASLENSLRLAKRIAKQKFTPKKYRKE; from the coding sequence ATGACGAAAGCGAAACAGTTCGGGAGTTATATTAGACAATTGCGCGAGAAAAAAGGATATACGATCAATCAATTATCTCTATATTCAGGGGTGAGTTCTGCCCAAATATCACGTATTGAAAATGGATTAAGAGGGGTTCCCAAACCAGAGACAATCAAAAAATTGTCTGAAGCCCTAGGGCATTCCTATGAAGACCTTATGCAAGCCGCAGGCTACATCGCCGACGATACTAAAGAACATCTCCCTAACTTGACGGAGAGGGACGAGCGCGATATACAAAAAGAATTAGAAAAGCTGATTAGGGGACTTAAAACAGGGAGCGGCTTTGCGTCTTTTGGAGGGATGGACATCGACGAACTCGATGAAGAGGATCGGGAATTGCTGATCGCATCACTTGAAAATTCCCTTCGCCTCGCCAAGCGCATCGCAAAACAAAAATTTACGCCGAAAAAATATCGAAAAGAATAA